TAGCCTTGGGCACGCAGTAGGACTGCCCGGACTCCAGCGCATGGCTGCCCCGCAGCGTGTGCGGGTCGCGGCTGAACACGTAGGGGTTGTAGCGAACTCCGTCGCGCACCGCGTAATAGAGCGCTACCGCCTGCGCCAGCGGCGTCGCTCCCGCGCCACGGTGATTTTCTGCGAACTCGACTACCGCAGGGTGGTCACTATCCACGAAGCGGCTGGGTTTCAGGTATACCTGCACGGCGCATCCTCCTTGGTCATGGGGGCAGTCTAACCAGACGGAGTGCCCGTCCGACACGGCGATCCGGCCAAGCTGTCCGGCCATGCGGCCATTGGTCATGTGCAGCCAGCTAAGCTTCTGGAGCCGTCGCGCCACTCGCGCAACGTTCGTCATCAAGCCCGCGGAGGCCCGTTGTCGCCGCCCCGGGCTGTCATGGAGGAATCCGCATGCTGTTGCTCTGGTTACTCGTCCTGGTCCTTGTCGTCGCCTGGCTCGCGCACCGCCGCGCCGCGCCGCTCAAGGCGCTGGGCATCGTCGCCGTCTATCTCGTCCTGATGAGTCTGTTCAGCCATGCGCACGGCTGGATGGTGCTGCTGTGGCTGTTATGGGCGGTAGCCGCGACGACCATCCTCGCCACCGACCTGCGCCGCAGCCTGTTCACCTCGCGGCTGTTCGCCTGGTTCAAGAAGACCCTGCCGCCGATGTCCGAAACCGAACGCGAAGCCATCGAGGCCGGCACCGTGTGGTGGGATGGCCAACTGTTCAGCGGCCGTCCCGACTGGAGCACGCTGCTCGGCTATCCCCGCGCACAACTGACCGAAGAGGAGCAGGCGTTCGTCGACGGTCCAACCGAGCAGCTCTGCGCCCTGGTCAACGACTGGGACATCGGCCAGCGCATGGACCTGCCGCCGGAAGCCTGGGCCTTCATCAAGGAACAGGGCTTCTTCGGCCTGATCATTCCCAAGGAATATGGCGGCAAGGGCTTCTCCGCCTTCGCCCACTCCCAGGTGGTGATGAAGCTCGCGAGCCGTAGCGGCGATCTCGCTTCCACCGTGATGGTGCCCAACTCGCTCGGCCCGGCTGAACTGCTGCTCCACTACGGCACCGATGAGCAACGCCAGCGCTACCTGCCGCGCCTGGCCACGGGCGACGAAATCCCCTGCTTCGCCCTCACCAGCCCGCAGGCCGGCTCCGACGCTGGCGGCATGACCGACATCGGCGTGGTCTGCAAGGGCCAGTGGAACGGCGAGGAGGTGCTCGGCCTGCGCCTGACCTGGGAAAAGCGCTACATCACCCTCGGCCCAGTCGCTACGCTGCTCGGACTAGCTTTCAAGTGCCACGACCCGGACCATCTGCTGGGCGAGGAAGAAGACCTCGGCATCACCCTCGCCTTGATCCCCACCGACACTCCCGGCGTCGAGATCGGGCGCCGTCATGTGCCGTTGGGCGCCGCCTTCATGAACGGGCCGAACTCCGGCAAGGACGTGTTCGTGCCGCTGAACGTCATCATCGGCGGCCAGGAAATGATCGGCAAAGGCTGGATGATGCTGATGAACTGCCTGTCGGTGGGCCGCTCGATCTCCCTGCCAGCCGTAGGAACCAGCGCAGCCAAGGTCGGCAGCTACGTCAGCGGGCGCTACGCCCAGGTCCGCGAACAATTCAACGTTCCGCTGGCGGCCTTCGAAGGCATCCAGGAAGCGCTGGCACGCATCGGCGGCAACGCCTGGATGATGGACAGCGCACGCATCCTCACCGCCAACGCGGTGGACCTGGGGGAAAAACCCTCGGTGCTCTCGGCGATCCTCAAGTATCACCTCACCGAGCGCGGCCGCGAGTCCATCGCCCATGCGATGGACATCCACGGCGGCAAGGGCATCATCATGGGCCCGAACAACTACCTGGGCCGCTCCTGGCAGGCCGCACCGATCTTCATCACGGTAGAGGGCGCCAACATCCTCTCGCGCAACCTGATGATCTTCGGCCAGGGCGCCATCCGCTGCCATCCATATGTGCTCAAAGAGATGGAACTGGCCCGCCGCGATGACCAGGA
The Pseudomonas triclosanedens DNA segment above includes these coding regions:
- a CDS encoding acyl-CoA dehydrogenase, with translation MLLLWLLVLVLVVAWLAHRRAAPLKALGIVAVYLVLMSLFSHAHGWMVLLWLLWAVAATTILATDLRRSLFTSRLFAWFKKTLPPMSETEREAIEAGTVWWDGQLFSGRPDWSTLLGYPRAQLTEEEQAFVDGPTEQLCALVNDWDIGQRMDLPPEAWAFIKEQGFFGLIIPKEYGGKGFSAFAHSQVVMKLASRSGDLASTVMVPNSLGPAELLLHYGTDEQRQRYLPRLATGDEIPCFALTSPQAGSDAGGMTDIGVVCKGQWNGEEVLGLRLTWEKRYITLGPVATLLGLAFKCHDPDHLLGEEEDLGITLALIPTDTPGVEIGRRHVPLGAAFMNGPNSGKDVFVPLNVIIGGQEMIGKGWMMLMNCLSVGRSISLPAVGTSAAKVGSYVSGRYAQVREQFNVPLAAFEGIQEALARIGGNAWMMDSARILTANAVDLGEKPSVLSAILKYHLTERGRESIAHAMDIHGGKGIIMGPNNYLGRSWQAAPIFITVEGANILSRNLMIFGQGAIRCHPYVLKEMELARRDDQEQAEREFDELLLDHIGFAVSNAASSLLLGLGLGSFDQVPGDRVSRPYYRALNRLAAAFALLADFSMMMLGGELKRRERLSARLGDALSHLYLGSAALKRYHDQDNPEHLQPLLRWAMEENLEKAESALAGLIDNFPNRPFACLLRILVLPLGRRHRGPGDALDAEIAGILARPQGDPALQAILAGAFLPDNPQDPIGKLGHAYDKLAEAAPLQKKLHQALREERVTPKPGQSPIDAAREAGVLDANEAQTLHEAERARRAVIDVDDFSKEELAGAP